The Vigna unguiculata cultivar IT97K-499-35 chromosome 1, ASM411807v1, whole genome shotgun sequence nucleotide sequence CACATCCTTTGTTAACCATCATCAGAAATATCTCTATTGACATGTCTGTTCTCCGAGCTTtgcaaaatccaagtataagtGCGTTGTAGTTATCAATATTAGGAACATGGTCATTTTCTTCCAATATCCTGAATACCTTAAGAGCCTCATCTAGCATCCCCTCCCTACACATTCCTCTTATCATAGATGAATAAGTAAAAGAATCTGGTGTGAATCCATACTTTGTCATTTCGTATAACATCTGAAATGCTGCATATGTGTTCCCTTTCCTACACAGGCTTGAAATCACGTTTTTGTAAAAATCATGCATCGGGTTGCTTTGTTTATTACCCAAGCTTTGGATTATAAAGAAAGCCTCCTGCACTTTTCCTTGCTCACACAGCATTGCAACAGCACAGTAGGTTCCATCATTAGGAGTACAACGCCGGTGAATCATTTGGTCTATGCATTGAACAACAAGATCCACTTTCCCTTCCTTGCAGAGTCGTGCAACAATGGGATTATAGCTTGTAGCACTCACCTTGAATCCACTCCTTGTCATTTCATCCAAAACCTGAAAAGCTTGTTCTGTTCTTCCATGAAATGAGAGTGAAGTGATCAATATGTTGTAAGTGACCACCGAGGGAGACTGGTCCCTTTTATCCATCTCTGCAAGAAGTTCGTTAGCTTCCTCCCAACGCCCCTCATGGCACAAACTCCTCAGCAAAATGTTGTAACTCACAACACTAGGACTGAACCCTTTTGCAGGCAATTCCCTGAAAAGACTGATAGCTTCTTCAGTTCTCTCTTCCTTGCACAACCCAGTTAACAGCACATTGTAACTCACCAAATTAGGCTCTCCACCCTTGGCAATTATCTCATCAAGAAGCTTCATGGCCTCATCCACTCCCCTCTCCTTGTACGCAGCTTggagaaggaaagaaaatgtGAATGCATTTGGAACCAAGCCCTTCTTTCTCAACTTATCCAAAAGCTGCAAACTCTGCTTCAAGTTACCGTGCATGCAAAGCCCTTTAACAAGAGTGTTATAGGTAACAGTACTAGTTGGAAGACCATGCCCCTCCATTTTCTCAACCAGCTGAAGTGCATACCCAACATTGCCTCTCCTGCACAGAAAATTTACCAAGTATGTATAAGAGGCTGCATCAGGTATAATACCTGAATCAACCATCATATCCATCACCTTAACAGCCTTTCTAGCTTTGTTAAACTTGCAAAGATCGTACAAAAGCTGAGTTGCTTGGGCCTCCTCTGGCTTTTGGCCCTTACCCACCAAATACTCTAAATGGAGAAATGCATCATAGACCTTCAGCTCTTTGCCCCTATGGTCATTCCTCCCACCTCTCCAATTGGGGAGATTAAAAACCGCATCTTTTGGGGCAATGGCAATCTGGGTCGAAGCCGAAACCCTAGAAAAACCCTTGTTGAGGGAAAAAGTGTGGAGATTCGGAACCTGGGACTGCAAGAAACCGCCACAAGTGGGTCGTTTTGTTTTGGGGGATAAATTTGCAGCTGGTGACACTGTATTCAGCAGTGAAGCCATGATTGAAGAAGGAAAATGATGTATAACGATGGTGAATGAGTCCTAGCTGGTCAAGTTTTGCAGATAGAACAAAAACTAAGAAACATTGTGAACAGGTTCTGTTCTGCTTGCAAATTGCAATAGGTATGTTGAAACCAGTTACAGTGGATACACAGTGAAGTGTGAAGATTGATCCCTGGCGAGAATTAACAAGTGCGAAAGTGAGtgtgaaagagaaagagagaaaggtaCTCACAACTGAGGATTTTCATTCGGCAGCGTCAACTACGTTCCCACCACACACCTACGTTTTATCGTGTTATCCAAACACAAATAGTTGTGTTTTTTTCTGAGATAAAAATGTTTGCTTTATTTTCACATTCGACCTACCAACCCTTTTTTCGTCATCAAccataagagaaaataaattggTTATATGAAGATAGAACAAATCctaaaatataagtatttattgaaagaaaaacattgagagaaatatagttttttagtagttactcaaatattttttcacgATAAagcatataaatatattaaacacatattttatttacgaaaccaatatttaaatgttaagaTTGGAACTGTTCAAAAGAATggattatttgaattatttcacTTTGTATATTGTCTATCTAAAcaagtttagaaaaaaatacagaataattattctttattcATATATGTAATTAAATTGTCCGGCTATATTATTCATATACTGCTTACCAAgatatattatatgtttagaAACGATAACGAGTTGGATCAGTCACGGATAGTGGTTACTCACAACAAAAAGCAACATGTTTGTTTACCTGTTGaatatttggttaaaaaatacTCGTGGATGCTCATAGATACtcacaaatatttaaacaaaaagatattttataaatttttcaaataaaattacaaatatatatatatatatatatatatatataaattaaattttaattttaattaaatttaatctaacaaaa carries:
- the LOC114164231 gene encoding pentatricopeptide repeat-containing protein At1g79080, chloroplastic isoform X1; this translates as MASLLNTVSPAANLSPKTKRPTCGGFLQSQVPNLHTFSLNKGFSRVSASTQIAIAPKDAVFNLPNWRGGRNDHRGKELKVYDAFLHLEYLVGKGQKPEEAQATQLLYDLCKFNKARKAVKVMDMMVDSGIIPDAASYTYLVNFLCRRGNVGYALQLVEKMEGHGLPTSTVTYNTLVKGLCMHGNLKQSLQLLDKLRKKGLVPNAFTFSFLLQAAYKERGVDEAMKLLDEIIAKGGEPNLVSYNVLLTGLCKEERTEEAISLFRELPAKGFSPSVVSYNILLRSLCHEGRWEEANELLAEMDKRDQSPSVVTYNILITSLSFHGRTEQAFQVLDEMTRSGFKVSATSYNPIVARLCKEGKVDLVVQCIDQMIHRRCTPNDGTYCAVAMLCEQGKVQEAFFIIQSLGNKQSNPMHDFYKNVISSLCRKGNTYAAFQMLYEMTKYGFTPDSFTYSSMIRGMCREGMLDEALKVFRILEENDHVPNIDNYNALILGFCKARRTDMSIEIFLMMVNKGCVPNENTYTILVEGLAFEEKTDIAADLLKELCGKEVLSQSTVERLSMQFDFKELIAAE
- the LOC114164231 gene encoding pentatricopeptide repeat-containing protein At1g79080, chloroplastic isoform X2; the protein is MEGHGLPTSTVTYNTLVKGLCMHGNLKQSLQLLDKLRKKGLVPNAFTFSFLLQAAYKERGVDEAMKLLDEIIAKGGEPNLVSYNVLLTGLCKEERTEEAISLFRELPAKGFSPSVVSYNILLRSLCHEGRWEEANELLAEMDKRDQSPSVVTYNILITSLSFHGRTEQAFQVLDEMTRSGFKVSATSYNPIVARLCKEGKVDLVVQCIDQMIHRRCTPNDGTYCAVAMLCEQGKVQEAFFIIQSLGNKQSNPMHDFYKNVISSLCRKGNTYAAFQMLYEMTKYGFTPDSFTYSSMIRGMCREGMLDEALKVFRILEENDHVPNIDNYNALILGFCKARRTDMSIEIFLMMVNKGCVPNENTYTILVEGLAFEEKTDIAADLLKELCGKEVLSQSTVERLSMQFDFKELIAAE